From a single Pseudoliparis swirei isolate HS2019 ecotype Mariana Trench chromosome 12, NWPU_hadal_v1, whole genome shotgun sequence genomic region:
- the sgk1 gene encoding serine/threonine-protein kinase Sgk1 isoform X3: MKLVNGGGGGGGGGGEKTAFSFKKCSAFQFVKRKVRKWKMLARHHGDGVGKKEAESDVHLGGCPSWGVHASPFQGSPVMLECSVCSGPYISYALEETWQPRQRTQAMDLYYHNESDPDSYCCPGDNTFMKQRKMGLNDFIQRLATNSYACKHPEVQSILNLSPPQDAELMDTHPSPPPSPTQQINLGPSSNPSAKPSDFHFLKVIGKGSFGKVLLARHRADDQFYAVKVLQKKAILKKKEEKHIMSERNVLLKNVKHPFLVGLHYSFQTTDKLYFVLDYINGGELFYHLQRERCFLEPRARFYAAEIASSLGYLHSLNIVYRDLKPENILLDSQGHIILTDFGLCKENIEPKGTTSTFCGTPEYLAPEVLHKQPYDRTVDWWCLGAVLYEMLYGLPPFYSRNTAEMYDNILNMPLQLKPNITNAARHLLEGLLQKDRTKRLGCADDFIEIKNHVFFSPINWDDLNAKKITPPFNPNVTGPNDLRHFDPEFTDEPVPSSIGCSPDSALVTASIKEAAEAFVGFSYAPSMDSYL; this comes from the exons GTCAGAAAGTGGAAGATGCTGGCTCGCCATCACGGCGACGGTGTCGGCAAGAAGGAAGCCGAGTCAGACGTCCACCTGGGTGGTTGCCCGTCCTGGGGGGTCCACGCCTCGCCCTTTCAGGGCAGCCCTGTCATGCTGGAGTGCTCCGTCTGCAGTGGGCCCTACATCAGCTACGCCCTGGAGGAAACCTGGCAGCCACGTCAACGCACACAG GCGATGGACCTGTACTACCACAATGAGTCAGACCCGGACAGCTACTGTTGCCCTGGCGACAACA CTTTTATGAAACAGAGGAAGATGGGTCTGAACGACTTCATTCAGAGACTTGCCACAAACTCCTACGCCTGCAAACA TCCAGAAGTTCAGTCTATTCTGAACTTGAGTCCTCCTCAGGATGCTGAGCTCATGgacacacacccctctcctcCT cCTAGTCCGACCCAACAGATCAACCTCGGTCCATCCTCCAACCCTTCAGCCAAACCCAGTGACTTCCACTTCCTGAAGGTGATCGGCAAGGGGAGCTTCGGCAAAGTCCTGCTGGCACGCCACCGTGCAGATGACCAATTTTACGCGGTCAAAGTCTTGCAGAAAAAGGCCATCCTCAAGAAGAAGGAG GAGAAACACATAATGTCAGAGAGGAATGTGCTGCTGAAGAATGTCAAGCACCCGTTCTTGGTCGGCCTGCACTACTCTTTCCAAACGACGGACAAACTCTACTTTGTCCTGGACTACATCAACGGAGGAGAG TTGTTCTACCACCTACAGAGAGAGCGCTGCTTCCTCGAGCCCAGAGCCCGGTTCTACGCGGCAGAGATCGCCAGCTCACTGGGATACCTCCACTCCCTCAACATCGTCTACAGAGACCTGAAGCCAGAGAACATCCTGCTGGACTCGCAGGGTCACATCATTCTGACAGATTTCGGCCTCTGCAAGGAGAACATCGAACCCAAAGGGACCACGTCAACCTTCTGCGGGACGCCGGAG TATTTGGCTCCGGAGGTTCTCCACAAGCAGCCGTACGACAGGACGGTGGACTGGTGGTGTTTAGGAGCTGTTCTCTATGAGATGCTCTATGGCCTG cctccgTTCTACAGCCGCAACACAGCGGAGATGTACGACAACATCCTGAACATGCCGCTGCAGCTGAAACCCAACATCACCAATGCAGCCAGACACCTGCTCGAGGGCCTGCTTCAGAAGGACCGCACCAAGAGGCTGGGCTGCGCAGACGACTTT ATTGAAATTAAGAACCACGTATTCTTCTCCCCCATCAACTGGGATGACCTCAATGCCAAAAAGATCACCCCTCCCTTCAACCCCAATGTG aCGGGACCTAATGACCTGCGGCACTTTGATCCAGAGTTCACAGACGAGCCGGTGCCCAGCTCCATCGGCTGTTCCCCAGACAGCGCGCTCGTTACCGCCAGCATCAAAGAGGCTGCCGAGGCCTTTGTGGGCTTCTCTTACGCCCCGTCGATGGATTCCTACCTATAG
- the sgk1 gene encoding serine/threonine-protein kinase Sgk1 isoform X4: MKDKTTALTSFMKQRKMGLNDFIQRLATNSYACKHPEVQSILNLSPPQDAELMDTHPSPPPSPTQQINLGPSSNPSAKPSDFHFLKVIGKGSFGKVLLARHRADDQFYAVKVLQKKAILKKKEEKHIMSERNVLLKNVKHPFLVGLHYSFQTTDKLYFVLDYINGGELFYHLQRERCFLEPRARFYAAEIASSLGYLHSLNIVYRDLKPENILLDSQGHIILTDFGLCKENIEPKGTTSTFCGTPEYLAPEVLHKQPYDRTVDWWCLGAVLYEMLYGLPPFYSRNTAEMYDNILNMPLQLKPNITNAARHLLEGLLQKDRTKRLGCADDFIEIKNHVFFSPINWDDLNAKKITPPFNPNVTGPNDLRHFDPEFTDEPVPSSIGCSPDSALVTASIKEAAEAFVGFSYAPSMDSYL; encoded by the exons ATGAAAGACAAAACCACCGCCTTGACGT CTTTTATGAAACAGAGGAAGATGGGTCTGAACGACTTCATTCAGAGACTTGCCACAAACTCCTACGCCTGCAAACA TCCAGAAGTTCAGTCTATTCTGAACTTGAGTCCTCCTCAGGATGCTGAGCTCATGgacacacacccctctcctcCT cCTAGTCCGACCCAACAGATCAACCTCGGTCCATCCTCCAACCCTTCAGCCAAACCCAGTGACTTCCACTTCCTGAAGGTGATCGGCAAGGGGAGCTTCGGCAAAGTCCTGCTGGCACGCCACCGTGCAGATGACCAATTTTACGCGGTCAAAGTCTTGCAGAAAAAGGCCATCCTCAAGAAGAAGGAG GAGAAACACATAATGTCAGAGAGGAATGTGCTGCTGAAGAATGTCAAGCACCCGTTCTTGGTCGGCCTGCACTACTCTTTCCAAACGACGGACAAACTCTACTTTGTCCTGGACTACATCAACGGAGGAGAG TTGTTCTACCACCTACAGAGAGAGCGCTGCTTCCTCGAGCCCAGAGCCCGGTTCTACGCGGCAGAGATCGCCAGCTCACTGGGATACCTCCACTCCCTCAACATCGTCTACAGAGACCTGAAGCCAGAGAACATCCTGCTGGACTCGCAGGGTCACATCATTCTGACAGATTTCGGCCTCTGCAAGGAGAACATCGAACCCAAAGGGACCACGTCAACCTTCTGCGGGACGCCGGAG TATTTGGCTCCGGAGGTTCTCCACAAGCAGCCGTACGACAGGACGGTGGACTGGTGGTGTTTAGGAGCTGTTCTCTATGAGATGCTCTATGGCCTG cctccgTTCTACAGCCGCAACACAGCGGAGATGTACGACAACATCCTGAACATGCCGCTGCAGCTGAAACCCAACATCACCAATGCAGCCAGACACCTGCTCGAGGGCCTGCTTCAGAAGGACCGCACCAAGAGGCTGGGCTGCGCAGACGACTTT ATTGAAATTAAGAACCACGTATTCTTCTCCCCCATCAACTGGGATGACCTCAATGCCAAAAAGATCACCCCTCCCTTCAACCCCAATGTG aCGGGACCTAATGACCTGCGGCACTTTGATCCAGAGTTCACAGACGAGCCGGTGCCCAGCTCCATCGGCTGTTCCCCAGACAGCGCGCTCGTTACCGCCAGCATCAAAGAGGCTGCCGAGGCCTTTGTGGGCTTCTCTTACGCCCCGTCGATGGATTCCTACCTATAG
- the sgk1 gene encoding serine/threonine-protein kinase Sgk1 isoform X5, which translates to MRSPSGLKAFMKQRKMGLNDFIQRLATNSYACKHPEVQSILNLSPPQDAELMDTHPSPPPSPTQQINLGPSSNPSAKPSDFHFLKVIGKGSFGKVLLARHRADDQFYAVKVLQKKAILKKKEEKHIMSERNVLLKNVKHPFLVGLHYSFQTTDKLYFVLDYINGGELFYHLQRERCFLEPRARFYAAEIASSLGYLHSLNIVYRDLKPENILLDSQGHIILTDFGLCKENIEPKGTTSTFCGTPEYLAPEVLHKQPYDRTVDWWCLGAVLYEMLYGLPPFYSRNTAEMYDNILNMPLQLKPNITNAARHLLEGLLQKDRTKRLGCADDFIEIKNHVFFSPINWDDLNAKKITPPFNPNVTGPNDLRHFDPEFTDEPVPSSIGCSPDSALVTASIKEAAEAFVGFSYAPSMDSYL; encoded by the exons ATGAGAAGTCCCTCAGGTCTGAAAG CTTTTATGAAACAGAGGAAGATGGGTCTGAACGACTTCATTCAGAGACTTGCCACAAACTCCTACGCCTGCAAACA TCCAGAAGTTCAGTCTATTCTGAACTTGAGTCCTCCTCAGGATGCTGAGCTCATGgacacacacccctctcctcCT cCTAGTCCGACCCAACAGATCAACCTCGGTCCATCCTCCAACCCTTCAGCCAAACCCAGTGACTTCCACTTCCTGAAGGTGATCGGCAAGGGGAGCTTCGGCAAAGTCCTGCTGGCACGCCACCGTGCAGATGACCAATTTTACGCGGTCAAAGTCTTGCAGAAAAAGGCCATCCTCAAGAAGAAGGAG GAGAAACACATAATGTCAGAGAGGAATGTGCTGCTGAAGAATGTCAAGCACCCGTTCTTGGTCGGCCTGCACTACTCTTTCCAAACGACGGACAAACTCTACTTTGTCCTGGACTACATCAACGGAGGAGAG TTGTTCTACCACCTACAGAGAGAGCGCTGCTTCCTCGAGCCCAGAGCCCGGTTCTACGCGGCAGAGATCGCCAGCTCACTGGGATACCTCCACTCCCTCAACATCGTCTACAGAGACCTGAAGCCAGAGAACATCCTGCTGGACTCGCAGGGTCACATCATTCTGACAGATTTCGGCCTCTGCAAGGAGAACATCGAACCCAAAGGGACCACGTCAACCTTCTGCGGGACGCCGGAG TATTTGGCTCCGGAGGTTCTCCACAAGCAGCCGTACGACAGGACGGTGGACTGGTGGTGTTTAGGAGCTGTTCTCTATGAGATGCTCTATGGCCTG cctccgTTCTACAGCCGCAACACAGCGGAGATGTACGACAACATCCTGAACATGCCGCTGCAGCTGAAACCCAACATCACCAATGCAGCCAGACACCTGCTCGAGGGCCTGCTTCAGAAGGACCGCACCAAGAGGCTGGGCTGCGCAGACGACTTT ATTGAAATTAAGAACCACGTATTCTTCTCCCCCATCAACTGGGATGACCTCAATGCCAAAAAGATCACCCCTCCCTTCAACCCCAATGTG aCGGGACCTAATGACCTGCGGCACTTTGATCCAGAGTTCACAGACGAGCCGGTGCCCAGCTCCATCGGCTGTTCCCCAGACAGCGCGCTCGTTACCGCCAGCATCAAAGAGGCTGCCGAGGCCTTTGTGGGCTTCTCTTACGCCCCGTCGATGGATTCCTACCTATAG
- the sgk1 gene encoding serine/threonine-protein kinase Sgk1 isoform X2 produces the protein MLFRLRDAWDVTQTCHGVSFPRVFSASWGITCVFYSRGAAMTRQKRNGFLLAERRIDHLLTIHSAERNVCRGSRPPGVCGRGRVEQLLPIASYKATSQRHHSYILVLRLSCRPPPHTMTLQTEKSVLTYSKSKGIVALVTAFMKQRKMGLNDFIQRLATNSYACKHPEVQSILNLSPPQDAELMDTHPSPPPSPTQQINLGPSSNPSAKPSDFHFLKVIGKGSFGKVLLARHRADDQFYAVKVLQKKAILKKKEEKHIMSERNVLLKNVKHPFLVGLHYSFQTTDKLYFVLDYINGGELFYHLQRERCFLEPRARFYAAEIASSLGYLHSLNIVYRDLKPENILLDSQGHIILTDFGLCKENIEPKGTTSTFCGTPEYLAPEVLHKQPYDRTVDWWCLGAVLYEMLYGLPPFYSRNTAEMYDNILNMPLQLKPNITNAARHLLEGLLQKDRTKRLGCADDFIEIKNHVFFSPINWDDLNAKKITPPFNPNVTGPNDLRHFDPEFTDEPVPSSIGCSPDSALVTASIKEAAEAFVGFSYAPSMDSYL, from the exons ATGTTGTTCAGACTGCGTGACGCGTGGGATGTTACGCAAACGTGCCATGGTGTTTCGTTTCCACGGGTTTTCAGTGCGTCGTGGGGAATAACTTGTGTGTTTTATTCGCGAGGCGCGGCTATGACGCGGCAGAAGCGCAACGGCTTCCTATTGGCCGAGCGTAGGATCGATCACCTTCTCACGATCCATTCTGCTGAAAGAAATGTTTGCAGAGGATCACGCCCACCAGGGGTGTGTGGGCGTGGGCGTGTGGAGCAGCTCCTCCCTATAGCCTCTTATAAAGCAACGAGCCAAAGGCACCATagttatattttagttttgagGCTAAGCTGCCGTCCACCTCCTCACACCATGACCCTCCAAACAGAGAAGTCTGTCCTCACTTACTCGAAATCTAAAGGGATCGTGGCATTAGTCACCG CTTTTATGAAACAGAGGAAGATGGGTCTGAACGACTTCATTCAGAGACTTGCCACAAACTCCTACGCCTGCAAACA TCCAGAAGTTCAGTCTATTCTGAACTTGAGTCCTCCTCAGGATGCTGAGCTCATGgacacacacccctctcctcCT cCTAGTCCGACCCAACAGATCAACCTCGGTCCATCCTCCAACCCTTCAGCCAAACCCAGTGACTTCCACTTCCTGAAGGTGATCGGCAAGGGGAGCTTCGGCAAAGTCCTGCTGGCACGCCACCGTGCAGATGACCAATTTTACGCGGTCAAAGTCTTGCAGAAAAAGGCCATCCTCAAGAAGAAGGAG GAGAAACACATAATGTCAGAGAGGAATGTGCTGCTGAAGAATGTCAAGCACCCGTTCTTGGTCGGCCTGCACTACTCTTTCCAAACGACGGACAAACTCTACTTTGTCCTGGACTACATCAACGGAGGAGAG TTGTTCTACCACCTACAGAGAGAGCGCTGCTTCCTCGAGCCCAGAGCCCGGTTCTACGCGGCAGAGATCGCCAGCTCACTGGGATACCTCCACTCCCTCAACATCGTCTACAGAGACCTGAAGCCAGAGAACATCCTGCTGGACTCGCAGGGTCACATCATTCTGACAGATTTCGGCCTCTGCAAGGAGAACATCGAACCCAAAGGGACCACGTCAACCTTCTGCGGGACGCCGGAG TATTTGGCTCCGGAGGTTCTCCACAAGCAGCCGTACGACAGGACGGTGGACTGGTGGTGTTTAGGAGCTGTTCTCTATGAGATGCTCTATGGCCTG cctccgTTCTACAGCCGCAACACAGCGGAGATGTACGACAACATCCTGAACATGCCGCTGCAGCTGAAACCCAACATCACCAATGCAGCCAGACACCTGCTCGAGGGCCTGCTTCAGAAGGACCGCACCAAGAGGCTGGGCTGCGCAGACGACTTT ATTGAAATTAAGAACCACGTATTCTTCTCCCCCATCAACTGGGATGACCTCAATGCCAAAAAGATCACCCCTCCCTTCAACCCCAATGTG aCGGGACCTAATGACCTGCGGCACTTTGATCCAGAGTTCACAGACGAGCCGGTGCCCAGCTCCATCGGCTGTTCCCCAGACAGCGCGCTCGTTACCGCCAGCATCAAAGAGGCTGCCGAGGCCTTTGTGGGCTTCTCTTACGCCCCGTCGATGGATTCCTACCTATAG